Proteins co-encoded in one Marinobacter qingdaonensis genomic window:
- a CDS encoding phosphoribosylanthranilate isomerase, with amino-acid sequence MSTRVKICGLTRAEDVADAVQAGADALGFVFYQPSPRAVTIAQAAELVRQVPAFVTTVGLFVNPSADEVRATLDQVPLDLLQFHGDETPEFCAQFQRRWIKAVRVQNAEQIERAFQDYDQASGLLVDAYDPQRYGGTGQSFNWSLIPASRPLPLILAGGLSSANVSGAVEQVRPWAVDVSGGVERSKGIKDIDKISDFIKEVRRVCKTD; translated from the coding sequence ATGAGTACACGAGTGAAAATCTGCGGGCTGACCCGAGCCGAGGATGTCGCAGATGCGGTGCAGGCCGGTGCGGACGCCCTGGGCTTTGTGTTTTATCAGCCCAGTCCCCGCGCCGTCACCATTGCCCAGGCGGCGGAATTGGTGCGCCAGGTCCCTGCCTTTGTCACCACCGTTGGGTTATTTGTGAACCCCTCGGCCGATGAGGTGCGGGCAACGCTGGATCAGGTGCCCCTGGATTTGCTGCAGTTCCATGGCGACGAGACGCCGGAATTCTGCGCGCAATTCCAACGCCGCTGGATCAAGGCCGTTCGGGTTCAGAACGCCGAACAGATCGAGCGCGCGTTCCAGGACTACGACCAGGCGTCTGGCCTGCTGGTCGATGCCTACGATCCACAGCGGTATGGTGGCACGGGTCAATCCTTCAACTGGTCGCTCATTCCCGCATCGCGCCCGCTCCCGCTCATATTGGCCGGTGGGTTGTCTTCTGCTAACGTATCCGGCGCTGTCGAGCAGGTGCGCCCGTGGGCTGTGGATGTCAGTGGTGGTGTCGAGCGCAGCAAAGGCATCAAGGACATCGATAAAATTTCCGATTTCATTAAAGAGGTTCGCCGTGTCTGTAAAACTGACTGA
- the trpB gene encoding tryptophan synthase subunit beta, with protein sequence MTEEMLSALPDARGHFGAFGGRFVSETLFDSLLTLETQYKELKQDPEFQARFDKELADYVGRPTPLYFAERLSRETGGAQIWLKREDLCHTGAHKVNNTIGQALLASFLGKKRIIAETGAGQHGVATATVCARLGLECHVFMGAEDVQRQSLNVFRMKLLGAEVHAVESGTRTLKDAMNDAMRDWVANVDDTFYIIGTVAGPHPYPLLVRDFQSVIGRETRRQALEKTGKLPDALVACVGGGSNAIGMFYPFLGDESVELYGVEAGGLGIETGQHAAPLCAGRPGVLHGNRTYLMEDENGQIAGTHSVSAGLDYPGVGPEHSWLKDIGRANYVSVTDDEAMEGFRKLTRVEGIMPALETAHAVAYGMKLAATMDKDQTVVINVSGRGDKDINTVAKLEGIGI encoded by the coding sequence CTGACTGAAGAAATGCTGAGCGCACTGCCGGACGCCCGGGGGCACTTCGGCGCCTTTGGTGGCCGGTTTGTGTCCGAAACACTGTTTGACTCACTGCTGACGCTGGAAACACAGTACAAGGAGCTCAAGCAGGACCCTGAATTCCAGGCCCGCTTTGATAAGGAGCTGGCCGATTACGTTGGGCGGCCGACGCCACTGTATTTTGCCGAGCGGCTGAGCCGCGAAACCGGCGGGGCGCAGATCTGGCTGAAGCGGGAAGACCTCTGCCACACCGGCGCCCACAAGGTGAACAACACCATCGGTCAGGCGCTGTTGGCCAGCTTCCTGGGCAAGAAACGCATCATCGCCGAGACCGGCGCCGGCCAGCATGGCGTCGCAACCGCCACGGTGTGCGCCCGTCTGGGGCTGGAGTGCCATGTCTTCATGGGCGCCGAAGACGTCCAGCGTCAGTCCCTGAACGTGTTCCGTATGAAGCTGCTGGGTGCCGAGGTGCACGCGGTTGAAAGCGGTACTCGCACGCTCAAGGACGCCATGAACGACGCCATGCGTGACTGGGTCGCCAACGTGGACGATACCTTCTACATCATCGGCACCGTCGCAGGCCCCCATCCTTACCCGCTGTTGGTTCGTGATTTCCAGTCCGTGATCGGGCGCGAAACCCGTCGTCAGGCCCTGGAAAAGACCGGCAAGCTGCCGGATGCGCTGGTTGCCTGTGTGGGCGGCGGTTCCAACGCCATTGGCATGTTCTATCCGTTCCTGGGCGATGAGTCGGTCGAGCTGTACGGCGTTGAGGCCGGCGGCCTCGGCATCGAGACCGGCCAGCATGCCGCGCCGCTCTGCGCCGGTCGCCCCGGGGTGTTGCACGGCAACCGGACCTACCTGATGGAAGATGAAAACGGGCAGATTGCTGGAACCCATTCCGTCAGTGCCGGCCTGGACTACCCGGGCGTCGGTCCCGAGCACAGCTGGTTGAAGGACATCGGTCGTGCCAATTACGTCTCGGTCACCGACGACGAGGCGATGGAAGGTTTCCGCAAGCTGACCCGGGTCGAGGGCATCATGCCAGCGCTGGAAACCGCGCACGCCGTCGCCTACGGCATGAAGCTCGCTGCCACCATGGACAAGGATCAGACCGTCGTTATTAACGTCTCCGGCCGCGGCGACAAAGACATCAACACCGTTGCCAAGCTCGAAGGCATTGGAATCTGA
- the trpA gene encoding tryptophan synthase subunit alpha produces the protein MSRIEGALKALKGQGRKALIPYITAGDPHPDTTVELMHTLVEAGSDIIELGVPFSDPMADGPVIQRACERSLKHGTSLRQVLAMVKEFRTKDADTPVVLMGYLNPMEAMGYEAFADAAADAGVDGILTVDLPPEEADEVAPLFTQRKLDAIFLLAPTTTDDRIRAISEHSSGYVYYVSFKGVTGAGKIDVDEVAAKVEHIHHLTALPVGVGFGIRDAETAAAVGRVSDGVIVGSVLVDTIARNQADTDKLKQALKDLLHPMREALDGLTS, from the coding sequence ATGAGCCGAATTGAAGGGGCCCTGAAAGCCCTCAAGGGGCAGGGGCGCAAGGCGCTGATTCCCTACATCACCGCAGGTGACCCGCACCCGGACACCACCGTCGAGCTGATGCACACGTTGGTCGAGGCGGGCTCCGACATCATTGAGTTGGGGGTGCCGTTTTCCGATCCGATGGCGGATGGTCCGGTGATCCAGCGCGCCTGTGAGCGGTCGCTGAAGCATGGAACCTCCCTGCGCCAGGTGCTGGCCATGGTCAAGGAATTCCGCACCAAGGATGCTGACACCCCTGTGGTGCTGATGGGCTACCTCAACCCGATGGAAGCCATGGGCTACGAGGCCTTTGCCGACGCCGCCGCCGATGCGGGCGTAGACGGCATTCTGACCGTCGACCTGCCGCCGGAAGAGGCGGACGAAGTGGCGCCGCTGTTTACCCAGCGCAAACTGGACGCCATCTTCCTGCTCGCCCCCACCACCACCGACGACCGGATTCGCGCCATCAGCGAGCACTCCTCCGGTTATGTGTACTATGTTTCATTCAAGGGCGTGACCGGCGCCGGCAAGATCGATGTGGATGAGGTGGCCGCCAAAGTCGAGCACATCCACCATCTGACGGCGCTGCCGGTGGGTGTTGGTTTTGGCATTCGCGACGCGGAAACCGCCGCAGCGGTTGGCCGGGTATCCGATGGTGTAATTGTTGGCAGCGTCCTGGTCGATACAATAGCCAGAAATCAGGCAGATACCGACAAGCTGAAACAGGCTCTGAAGGATCTGCTCCACCCGATGCGCGAAGCACTGGATGGTCTGACCTCCTGA
- the accD gene encoding acetyl-CoA carboxylase, carboxyltransferase subunit beta encodes MSNWLDKIMPSKIRSESKQRTGVPEGLWKKCPKCGAFLYKPELEKNLDVCPKCNHHLRVHARRRLDVFLDPDGRQEIAAELEPWDRLKFKDSKRYKDRLSHAQKVTGEKDALVAMKGTTLGVPLVACAFEFNFLGGSMGQVVGEKFVQAANVALEERIPLVCFSASGGARMQEAILSLMQMSKTSAVLERMKQEGIPYISVMTDPVFGGVSASLAMLGDLNIAEPNALIGFAGPRVIEQTVREKLPEGFQRSEFLLEHGAIDMIAHRHQMRERIAHVLAKFTGQERPGTEDPIEFEVTEKPETDAPAQ; translated from the coding sequence ATGAGTAACTGGCTGGACAAGATCATGCCGAGCAAAATTCGCTCGGAATCCAAGCAGAGAACCGGTGTACCCGAGGGTTTGTGGAAGAAGTGCCCGAAATGCGGTGCCTTCCTGTACAAGCCCGAGCTTGAGAAGAATCTGGATGTTTGTCCCAAGTGCAATCACCACCTGCGTGTCCATGCCCGCCGCCGGCTTGACGTGTTCCTGGATCCGGACGGTCGTCAGGAGATCGCGGCTGAACTCGAGCCCTGGGATCGTCTGAAGTTCAAGGACAGCAAGCGGTATAAGGACCGTCTGAGCCACGCCCAGAAGGTGACGGGCGAGAAAGACGCTCTGGTGGCCATGAAGGGCACCACCCTCGGTGTGCCTCTGGTGGCCTGCGCCTTTGAGTTCAATTTCCTCGGTGGTTCCATGGGGCAGGTGGTCGGTGAGAAGTTCGTCCAGGCCGCCAACGTCGCCCTGGAGGAGCGCATTCCGCTGGTGTGCTTCTCGGCCAGTGGTGGTGCCCGTATGCAGGAGGCGATTCTGTCGCTGATGCAGATGTCCAAGACTTCCGCGGTCCTGGAGCGGATGAAGCAGGAAGGCATCCCCTACATCTCGGTGATGACCGATCCGGTGTTCGGTGGCGTTTCTGCCAGTCTGGCCATGCTGGGCGACCTCAATATTGCCGAACCGAACGCCCTGATTGGCTTCGCCGGCCCCCGGGTCATCGAGCAGACCGTGCGTGAAAAACTGCCGGAAGGGTTCCAGCGCAGTGAATTCCTGCTGGAACACGGTGCCATCGACATGATCGCCCATCGCCACCAGATGCGTGAACGGATCGCCCACGTACTGGCGAAGTTCACTGGCCAGGAGCGGCCGGGAACGGAAGATCCCATTGAATTTGAAGTAACGGAAAAGCCCGAAACAGATGCTCCCGCCCAGTAA
- a CDS encoding glutamate ligase domain-containing protein: protein MLPPSNTSGQSPAAPGTGATVSRWLSYLEAIHPTEIDLGLDRVLIVMRRLFPRKPVARIITIGGTNGKGSAVASLEALLQAAGRTTGAYTSPHLQAYNERIRLNGRDIDDASLVAAFERVEAARRNISLTYFEFGTLAAFVALAEAGVQDWLLEVGLGGRLDAVNVLDPDFAMITSVDIDHVAFLGDNREVIGFEKAGILRPGIPAVFADTDPPQSVLQQVSAQGVALALAGRDYQLQEHESADGEPSTSVLLHYRDEEIRLPAGPLPVPSVAGAVVAVRSLAPELGIAQIEAALARLRVPGRFERMATYPDLYVDVGHNPHAATWLAGRLSALKGTERRVIAVYAALADKDVAGVFQAMEPVVDHWWLAGLSVPRGLDSETMLGKAKGQGIAACARVDTVAEAINGARAQARPQDLIIVFGSFFTVAEAREFLAPVRARQRLEWFLDADGREEICPGLLLDDRGGGEPPVSYSEQLAGARRASGESEALVAMYGATLGVPVVACAFEYSFLDGRLGEVVGEKFVQAANAAIQRRVPLVCFSASGGARVQEGLLALLQMAKTAAVLERMKQEGIPYISVMTEQVYGEVAASLAMLGDLNIAESGCRAGYQSPSDMSQVELKGLPAGFQGSQFLLEHGAVDMILERHQMRERIAHILAKFSGRGQPPG from the coding sequence ATGCTCCCGCCCAGTAACACCTCTGGCCAGTCCCCGGCAGCGCCGGGGACTGGTGCCACCGTCTCCCGGTGGCTGTCCTACCTTGAAGCCATACATCCGACCGAAATCGACCTTGGCCTGGACCGCGTGCTGATTGTCATGCGCCGGTTGTTCCCCCGCAAGCCGGTGGCCAGGATCATTACCATAGGTGGCACCAACGGCAAGGGCAGTGCCGTGGCCTCACTGGAAGCCCTGTTGCAAGCCGCGGGCCGGACCACCGGCGCCTACACCTCGCCCCATTTGCAAGCCTACAACGAACGCATTCGCCTGAACGGTCGGGATATCGACGACGCGTCCCTGGTCGCGGCGTTCGAACGGGTCGAGGCGGCCCGACGCAATATCTCGCTGACCTACTTTGAGTTCGGCACCCTGGCTGCGTTCGTTGCGCTCGCCGAGGCGGGGGTCCAGGACTGGTTGCTGGAGGTGGGCCTTGGCGGCCGGCTGGATGCCGTCAACGTCCTTGATCCGGATTTTGCCATGATCACGTCCGTGGACATCGATCACGTGGCTTTTCTCGGGGACAACCGGGAAGTCATCGGCTTCGAGAAGGCCGGGATTCTGCGGCCGGGGATTCCGGCGGTGTTTGCTGATACCGATCCACCCCAGTCGGTGCTCCAGCAGGTTTCGGCGCAGGGGGTTGCCCTGGCCCTGGCGGGCCGTGATTACCAGTTGCAAGAACACGAATCTGCGGACGGCGAGCCCAGCACCAGCGTGCTGCTGCATTATCGCGACGAAGAAATCAGGTTGCCGGCCGGGCCCTTGCCGGTGCCGAGCGTGGCCGGGGCGGTCGTTGCCGTGCGCAGTCTGGCGCCCGAGCTCGGGATTGCGCAGATTGAGGCAGCGCTGGCCAGGCTACGGGTGCCAGGCCGGTTTGAGCGCATGGCCACTTACCCGGACCTGTACGTCGATGTTGGCCACAATCCCCACGCCGCGACCTGGCTTGCCGGTCGCCTGTCTGCCCTGAAAGGGACGGAGCGCCGGGTGATTGCGGTCTACGCCGCACTGGCGGACAAAGACGTTGCCGGGGTGTTCCAGGCCATGGAGCCCGTGGTTGACCACTGGTGGCTGGCTGGCCTGAGTGTGCCCCGGGGGCTGGACTCCGAAACCATGCTGGGCAAGGCCAAAGGGCAGGGCATCGCAGCCTGCGCGCGTGTTGATACCGTTGCTGAGGCCATCAATGGCGCCCGGGCCCAGGCCCGCCCCCAGGATTTGATCATCGTGTTTGGCTCCTTTTTCACGGTGGCCGAGGCCCGCGAATTCCTGGCCCCGGTCAGGGCGCGCCAACGTCTGGAGTGGTTTCTTGACGCCGACGGCCGGGAGGAGATCTGCCCGGGGCTGCTGCTTGACGACCGGGGCGGCGGCGAGCCACCGGTCAGTTATTCCGAGCAGTTGGCGGGCGCACGCCGGGCGAGCGGCGAAAGTGAAGCCCTGGTGGCCATGTATGGGGCCACACTGGGAGTGCCGGTGGTCGCCTGCGCGTTCGAATACAGTTTCCTCGACGGGCGTCTTGGCGAGGTAGTGGGCGAGAAGTTCGTCCAGGCTGCCAACGCGGCCATCCAGCGCCGGGTCCCGCTGGTGTGTTTTTCCGCGAGCGGCGGTGCTCGGGTGCAGGAAGGTTTACTGGCCCTGCTGCAGATGGCAAAAACCGCTGCGGTCCTGGAGCGCATGAAGCAGGAAGGCATTCCCTACATCTCGGTCATGACCGAGCAGGTCTACGGCGAAGTGGCGGCCAGTCTGGCGATGCTGGGGGATCTGAACATCGCCGAGTCCGGCTGTCGTGCCGGGTACCAGTCGCCGTCGGATATGAGCCAGGTCGAACTGAAGGGGCTGCCCGCCGGTTTTCAGGGCAGTCAGTTCCTGCTTGAGCATGGCGCCGTCGACATGATTCTGGAGCGCCACCAGATGCGGGAGCGTATCGCTCACATCCTGGCGAAATTCTCCGGGCGAGGGCAGCCTCCGGGTTGA
- a CDS encoding SPOR domain-containing protein produces the protein MDGLKQRIIGALVLVSLAVIFVPMVFDEPHSERTSTQIKIPEEPPFPEVNAPEADSPMPPAYDESAQAPQPDLSESASEAGQEQPGYRLVEEDSEPFSGAPEQDAGSQPETQSQPKAVEKPVENSQSSPVATTSEPEADAGSAEFTRSLEGAWVVQLGSFGNTDNARRLRDKVREKGYGSHLQQVERGDTTLTRVFSGPFANKADAEAAKKVLDEAFSLNSLVTSGDR, from the coding sequence GTGGATGGACTGAAGCAAAGAATAATCGGCGCACTGGTGCTGGTGTCTTTGGCGGTGATATTCGTTCCCATGGTGTTCGACGAGCCGCATTCCGAGCGAACCTCCACCCAGATCAAAATTCCTGAAGAGCCCCCGTTTCCCGAGGTGAATGCGCCCGAAGCCGACAGCCCGATGCCGCCGGCGTACGACGAGTCGGCGCAGGCGCCGCAGCCAGATCTGTCAGAGTCTGCGTCCGAGGCCGGGCAAGAGCAGCCTGGTTACCGCCTGGTAGAAGAAGACTCCGAGCCCTTCTCCGGGGCGCCTGAACAGGACGCCGGTTCCCAGCCGGAAACCCAGAGCCAGCCGAAGGCCGTTGAAAAGCCAGTCGAAAATTCTCAGTCCAGCCCGGTTGCCACGACCAGCGAGCCCGAAGCCGATGCCGGTAGCGCGGAGTTTACCCGATCCCTCGAAGGCGCCTGGGTGGTGCAGCTGGGGAGCTTCGGCAACACCGACAACGCCCGCCGTCTGCGTGACAAGGTCCGGGAAAAGGGCTATGGCTCGCATCTCCAGCAGGTCGAGCGCGGTGACACCACGCTGACCCGGGTGTTCAGCGGCCCGTTTGCCAACAAGGCCGACGCCGAAGCGGCCAAGAAGGTGCTCGACGAGGCCTTCAGTCTGAACAGTCTGGTGACCTCTGGCGACCGGTAG
- a CDS encoding CvpA family protein: MEALIWIDWVIITLIAVSTLFSLKRGFVREALSLVTWVGAFILARTFHPQMQTLLEGTVETPLVRLIAAFAILFFGTLIVGAIINNMIGHLIRATGLSATDRVLGMGFGLLRGVVVVVVAIAFTRYTPLAQDTWWRESVMITKLAVVEDWSRRTLGDEFARFLGPATDARDKAESSLQPLDGSPLSAAG, translated from the coding sequence ATGGAAGCGCTGATCTGGATTGACTGGGTCATCATCACCCTCATAGCGGTTTCGACGCTTTTCAGCCTGAAACGGGGCTTCGTCAGGGAAGCTCTGTCTCTGGTGACCTGGGTGGGCGCATTCATACTCGCGCGCACCTTCCACCCGCAGATGCAAACCCTTCTGGAAGGCACCGTGGAAACGCCGTTGGTGCGTTTGATTGCGGCCTTCGCGATACTCTTCTTTGGTACCCTGATTGTAGGTGCGATCATCAACAACATGATCGGTCACCTGATTCGGGCGACGGGGCTGTCGGCGACCGATCGTGTCCTGGGTATGGGCTTTGGCCTGTTGCGGGGCGTCGTGGTGGTTGTCGTTGCCATTGCCTTCACCCGATACACGCCCTTGGCGCAGGATACCTGGTGGCGTGAATCGGTGATGATCACGAAACTTGCGGTGGTCGAGGATTGGTCCCGGCGCACCCTGGGCGATGAATTCGCCCGCTTCCTGGGTCCGGCAACGGACGCCCGGGACAAAGCAGAGAGCAGTCTCCAGCCACTTGACGGGTCGCCCCTGTCAGCCGCTGGCTAA
- the purF gene encoding amidophosphoribosyltransferase, with translation MCGIVGIVSTSNVNQSLYDALTVLQHRGQDAAGIVTFQDERFYLRKDNGLVRDVFHTRHMRRLVGNVGIGHVRYPTAGSSSSAEAQPFYVNSPYGITLAHNGNLTNADELSQDLFRTDLRHINTNSDSEVLLNVFAHELQKLGKLNPTKDEIFAAVKAVHKRCRGAYGVIAMITGYGIVGFRDPNGIRPACYGVREDEEGRKEYMIASESVALSAAGFSLVRDIAPGEAVYIETDGTLYTQQCAEQPHLYPCIFEHVYFARPDSIIDKVSVYKARLRMGETLADKVLRERPEHDIDVVMPIPDTSRTSAMQMAHRLGVKFREGFIKNRYIGRTFIMPGQKMRKKSVRQKLNPIDLEFRGKNVMLVDDSIVRGTTCKEIVQMARDAGARNVYFASAAPPVRYPNVYGIDMPSASELIAHDRSVEEIRDLIGADWLLYQDLDDLITCVNDVNEDIEGWECSVFTGNYVTGDVDQAYLDRLEEARNDDNRSKQGSESGGNAIIDLHNDED, from the coding sequence ATGTGTGGCATTGTCGGCATCGTCAGTACTTCCAACGTCAATCAGTCGCTCTATGATGCGCTGACTGTACTTCAGCACCGAGGCCAGGACGCGGCGGGCATTGTTACTTTCCAGGATGAACGGTTTTACCTCCGCAAGGACAATGGCCTGGTCCGGGACGTGTTCCATACCCGGCACATGCGCCGTTTGGTGGGCAACGTCGGGATTGGCCACGTGCGCTACCCCACCGCGGGCAGCTCGAGCTCCGCGGAAGCCCAACCGTTTTACGTGAACAGCCCCTACGGCATCACCCTGGCTCACAACGGCAACCTCACCAATGCCGATGAGCTCAGCCAGGACCTGTTCCGTACCGACCTTCGCCACATCAACACCAATTCCGATTCCGAAGTTCTGCTGAACGTGTTCGCCCACGAGCTGCAGAAGCTGGGCAAACTCAATCCCACCAAGGATGAGATCTTTGCCGCGGTCAAGGCCGTGCACAAGCGCTGCCGGGGCGCCTACGGGGTCATCGCCATGATCACCGGCTACGGCATCGTCGGTTTCCGGGATCCCAACGGCATCCGTCCGGCCTGTTACGGTGTCCGCGAAGACGAAGAGGGCCGCAAGGAGTACATGATCGCGTCGGAAAGTGTGGCCCTGAGTGCCGCCGGTTTCAGTCTGGTTCGGGACATTGCCCCGGGCGAGGCGGTGTACATCGAAACGGACGGCACCCTCTACACCCAGCAGTGCGCGGAGCAGCCGCACCTGTACCCGTGCATCTTCGAGCACGTCTATTTCGCCCGCCCGGATTCGATCATCGACAAGGTCTCGGTGTACAAGGCGCGTCTGCGCATGGGCGAGACCCTGGCGGACAAGGTCCTGCGGGAACGTCCCGAGCACGACATCGATGTGGTGATGCCGATCCCCGATACCAGTCGGACCTCGGCCATGCAGATGGCCCACCGGCTGGGGGTGAAGTTCCGTGAAGGGTTCATCAAGAACCGCTACATCGGCCGGACTTTCATCATGCCCGGACAGAAAATGCGGAAGAAGTCCGTGCGTCAAAAACTCAACCCGATTGATCTGGAATTCCGGGGCAAGAACGTGATGTTGGTGGATGACTCCATCGTCCGCGGCACCACCTGCAAGGAGATCGTCCAGATGGCCCGGGACGCGGGCGCCCGCAATGTGTACTTTGCCTCCGCGGCGCCGCCGGTGCGGTACCCGAACGTCTATGGCATCGACATGCCCTCGGCGAGCGAGCTGATTGCCCATGACCGGTCGGTGGAGGAGATCCGTGACCTGATTGGCGCCGACTGGCTGCTGTACCAGGATCTGGACGACCTGATCACCTGCGTCAATGACGTCAACGAGGACATCGAAGGCTGGGAGTGCTCGGTATTCACCGGCAACTACGTCACCGGGGATGTCGACCAGGCTTACCTGGACCGGCTTGAGGAAGCGCGCAACGACGACAATCGGTCGAAGCAGGGCAGTGAGTCGGGTGGCAATGCCATCATCGATTTGCACAATGACGAAGATTAA